A single genomic interval of Microbacterium sp. LWO14-1.2 harbors:
- a CDS encoding CsbD family protein, translated as MGLDDKIKNAAQDIAGKAKETVGKVTDNEKLEAEGKADQVKADAKKAGENVKDAFKN; from the coding sequence ATGGGACTCGATGACAAGATCAAGAACGCCGCTCAGGACATCGCCGGCAAGGCGAAGGAGACCGTCGGCAAGGTGACCGACAACGAGAAGCTCGAGGCCGAGGGCAAGGCCGACCAGGTCAAGGCCGACGCCAAGAAGGCCGGCGAGAACGTCAAGGACGCCTTCAAGAACTGA
- a CDS encoding SDR family oxidoreductase, translating to MTELTQPTGHEDALRAVPRDDGSMPRALVLGATGYIGGRLTPRLLNAGYRVRVLARDAARAASFPWGSDAEIVEGSADDEDAVAEAMRDVDVVYYLIHSMSAGKGFEESDEQAAQTVADAAAAAGARRIVYLGGLHPDDVKLSAHLRSRVHVGEIFLKSGVPTLVLQAGVVIGSGSASFEMIRHLTEVLPYMPAPKWVRNRIQPISVRDVLHYLLGAARVDDSVNRAVDIGGPDVLRYGQMMNGYAVEAGLPQRAIAALPVLTPGLASHWVNLVTPVPRSIARPLVASLQNECIVKDRAVDDLIPRPDGGLTPYRQSVRLALGRVNADAIETSWQDSEVSGAPSDPLPSDPEWAGRMVFTDARSLRTTASVEGLWRVIIGIGGENGWYSSPFLWAVRGWMDRLVGGVGLRRGRRNKAAARVGDAIDFWRVEAVEEPGRDTEASDASGGLLRLRAEMKVPGEAWLELRALPDGKGARYEQRAVFFPRGLAGRLYWFAVLPFHGFIFAGMAARITAAAEKPVETVAPGR from the coding sequence ATGACGGAGCTCACCCAGCCCACCGGCCACGAAGACGCGCTGCGCGCAGTCCCCCGCGACGACGGATCGATGCCCCGAGCTCTCGTCCTCGGCGCCACCGGATACATCGGCGGGCGCCTCACCCCGCGGCTCCTCAACGCCGGCTACCGCGTGCGCGTGCTGGCGCGCGACGCGGCGCGCGCGGCATCCTTCCCCTGGGGTTCCGACGCCGAGATCGTCGAAGGATCCGCCGACGACGAGGATGCCGTCGCCGAGGCCATGCGCGACGTCGACGTCGTCTACTACCTGATCCACTCGATGTCGGCGGGCAAGGGCTTCGAGGAGAGCGACGAGCAGGCAGCCCAGACGGTGGCGGATGCCGCGGCGGCCGCCGGCGCGCGACGCATCGTCTACCTCGGCGGACTCCACCCCGACGACGTGAAGCTCTCGGCGCACCTGCGATCCCGCGTGCACGTCGGCGAGATCTTCCTGAAGTCGGGGGTCCCGACGCTGGTGCTGCAGGCGGGCGTCGTCATCGGCTCCGGTTCGGCCTCGTTCGAGATGATCCGCCACCTCACCGAGGTGCTGCCGTACATGCCGGCGCCGAAGTGGGTGCGCAACCGCATCCAGCCGATCTCCGTGCGCGACGTGCTGCACTATCTGCTGGGCGCCGCCCGCGTCGACGACAGCGTGAACCGCGCCGTCGACATCGGCGGACCCGACGTGCTGCGCTACGGCCAGATGATGAACGGCTATGCGGTCGAAGCCGGTCTCCCCCAGCGGGCGATCGCCGCTCTGCCCGTGCTGACCCCTGGCCTCGCCTCGCACTGGGTGAACCTCGTGACGCCCGTGCCGCGCTCGATCGCACGACCGCTCGTCGCGTCGCTGCAGAACGAGTGCATCGTCAAAGACCGCGCCGTGGACGACCTCATCCCCCGGCCCGACGGCGGGCTCACGCCGTACCGCCAGTCGGTGCGCCTCGCACTCGGGCGAGTGAACGCGGACGCGATCGAGACGAGCTGGCAGGACTCCGAGGTCTCGGGCGCGCCGAGCGACCCGCTGCCGAGCGACCCCGAATGGGCCGGGCGCATGGTCTTCACGGATGCGCGGTCGCTGCGCACCACCGCCTCGGTCGAGGGGCTCTGGCGCGTCATCATCGGCATCGGCGGGGAGAACGGCTGGTACTCGTCACCGTTCCTCTGGGCCGTGCGCGGATGGATGGACCGCCTCGTCGGCGGCGTCGGTCTGCGCAGGGGCCGCCGCAACAAGGCCGCGGCGCGGGTGGGCGACGCGATCGACTTCTGGCGCGTCGAGGCCGTCGAGGAACCGGGGCGCGACACCGAGGCGTCCGACGCGAGCGGCGGACTGCTGCGCCTGCGCGCCGAGATGAAGGTGCCCGGCGAGGCGTGGCTCGAGCTGCGCGCACTCCCCGACGGCAAGGGCGCCCGCTACGAGCAGCGTGCCGTGTTCTTCCCCCGAGGACTCGCCGGACGGCTGTACTGGTTCGCCGTGCTGCCCTTCCACGGTTTCATCTTCGCCGGGATGGCGGCCCGCATCACGGCTGCCGCGGAGAAGCCGGTCGAGACCGTCGCGCCCGGTCGCTGA
- a CDS encoding BCCT family transporter produces the protein MDTPDETPPSRTDVQKTTTGALRQAGMQAGKIVRDIAAVPPRSVHPALVPGVSVEETGRRYRTDPLVFGVAASLTIAFIAWGVFAGDNLAGTTSAVLAWVVEYFGFFFTTIATVILVFMLFIGFSRYGRIPLGRDDEEPEFSMFSWISMLFAAGMGIGLVFWGAAEPLTFFESPPPGTVEANTLEAMHTAQAQVLYHWGPQAWAFYALVGGAIAYGAFRRGRTPLISSIFAPLLGEGRTTGPLGRTIDIFSIIVTLFGTAASLGLGALQIGHGVEIVSGIGELGNGVLIAAIAVLTACFIASAVSGVSKGIRALSNINAVAALVLAFFVFFVGPTLLILNVIPSVAVQFLGDLPQMIARSASQGDETQMFLSTWTIFYWAWWISWSPFVGMFIAKISRGRTLRQFVSVVIVVPAVISLVWFAIFGTTAIQQQMDGAGLTVDPPEEVLFGVLENLPFPLITSILLILLISIFFITGADSASLVMGTLSQQGRPDPSRWVAVVWGVLVGVIAAVLLVSGEEGSGLRSLQNVTIIAALPFAVIMAFMMVAFMKDLRRDPMILRERYARMAVRHSVMAGLEEYGDDFALVPVEYDHSEDDLAWIDEAEVDDSLAEVYATATEAIDIIPEADTDAGVDAAASPAPTDPPAALAEDTAESVDEAGGTAPTER, from the coding sequence ATGGACACTCCTGACGAGACACCCCCCTCGCGGACCGACGTTCAGAAGACCACCACCGGAGCCCTGCGGCAGGCCGGGATGCAGGCGGGCAAGATCGTCCGCGACATCGCCGCCGTCCCGCCGCGCAGCGTCCACCCGGCCCTCGTGCCCGGCGTCTCGGTCGAGGAGACCGGACGCAGGTACCGCACCGATCCGCTGGTCTTCGGCGTCGCCGCATCCCTCACCATCGCGTTCATCGCGTGGGGCGTGTTCGCGGGCGACAACCTCGCCGGCACGACGTCGGCGGTGCTCGCATGGGTGGTCGAGTACTTCGGATTCTTCTTCACGACGATCGCGACCGTCATCCTCGTGTTCATGCTGTTCATCGGCTTCAGCCGGTACGGACGCATCCCGCTCGGTCGCGACGACGAGGAGCCCGAGTTCTCGATGTTCTCGTGGATCTCGATGCTCTTCGCCGCGGGCATGGGCATCGGCCTGGTCTTCTGGGGCGCCGCCGAGCCGCTGACGTTCTTCGAGTCGCCGCCGCCGGGCACGGTCGAGGCGAACACGCTCGAGGCCATGCACACCGCCCAGGCCCAGGTGCTGTACCACTGGGGTCCGCAGGCGTGGGCGTTCTACGCGCTGGTCGGCGGCGCGATCGCCTACGGCGCTTTCCGCCGCGGCCGCACCCCGCTGATCTCGTCGATCTTCGCTCCGCTGCTCGGCGAGGGGCGCACCACCGGACCGCTCGGCCGCACCATCGACATCTTCTCGATCATCGTCACCCTGTTCGGCACGGCCGCGTCGCTCGGCCTCGGCGCGCTGCAGATCGGACACGGCGTCGAGATCGTCAGCGGCATCGGCGAGCTCGGCAACGGCGTCCTCATCGCGGCGATCGCGGTGCTCACCGCCTGCTTCATCGCGTCGGCCGTGTCGGGCGTCTCGAAGGGCATCCGCGCGCTGTCGAACATCAACGCGGTCGCCGCCCTCGTGCTGGCGTTCTTCGTGTTCTTCGTCGGGCCGACGCTGCTGATCCTCAACGTCATCCCCTCGGTGGCCGTGCAGTTCCTCGGCGACCTGCCGCAGATGATCGCGCGCTCGGCATCCCAGGGCGACGAGACGCAGATGTTCCTCTCGACCTGGACGATCTTCTACTGGGCGTGGTGGATCTCGTGGTCGCCGTTCGTCGGCATGTTCATCGCGAAGATCTCGCGCGGACGCACGCTGCGCCAGTTCGTGTCGGTCGTCATCGTGGTGCCGGCCGTGATCTCGCTCGTCTGGTTCGCGATCTTCGGCACCACGGCGATCCAGCAGCAGATGGACGGTGCCGGCCTCACGGTCGACCCGCCGGAGGAGGTGCTGTTCGGCGTGCTCGAGAACCTTCCGTTCCCGCTGATCACCAGCATCCTGCTGATCCTGCTGATCTCGATCTTCTTCATCACCGGCGCCGATTCCGCGTCTCTCGTGATGGGCACGCTGTCGCAGCAGGGCCGCCCCGACCCGTCACGCTGGGTCGCGGTCGTGTGGGGTGTGCTCGTCGGAGTCATCGCCGCCGTGCTGCTCGTCAGCGGCGAAGAGGGCAGCGGTCTGCGCTCGCTGCAGAACGTGACGATCATCGCCGCGCTGCCGTTCGCGGTGATCATGGCGTTCATGATGGTCGCCTTCATGAAGGACCTGCGTCGCGACCCGATGATCCTGCGCGAGCGCTACGCGCGCATGGCCGTGCGGCACAGCGTCATGGCCGGACTCGAGGAGTACGGCGACGACTTCGCGCTCGTGCCGGTCGAGTACGACCACTCGGAGGACGACCTCGCCTGGATCGACGAGGCCGAGGTCGACGACAGCCTCGCCGAGGTCTACGCGACGGCCACCGAGGCGATCGACATCATCCCGGAGGCGGACACGGATGCGGGGGTGGATGCCGCGGCATCCCCTGCCCCGACGGACCCGCCCGCGGCGCTCGCCGAGGACACGGCCGAGTCGGTCGACGAGGCAGGCGGTACCGCCCCGACCGAGCGCTGA